One Thomasclavelia spiroformis DSM 1552 DNA window includes the following coding sequences:
- the dnaB gene encoding replicative DNA helicase, whose amino-acid sequence MTTRKYPHDIEAERSLLGAMLISKDICIDILNKTVEDDFYDINHQNIFKAMAAINEDGMPVDVTTVTSYLMDHNQLDKIGGVDYLFRLSESVPTVAHSEYYLKILHDKAILRRIIRETTRIAESAYDDVDNIDAFIDETERTILQVTQDRSAGEFREIRSVIKSVTDRLNMLQKIDGNISGVRSGFRDLDKITSGFQKGDLIILAARPAMGKTAFALNIAHNAAYKSKEPVAIFSLEMPAEQLVQRIICSMGSIEGASMRTGEVLKTNANKYYAAAERVSKCNLYIDDSPGIKINDIVAKSRKLKSEHGLKMIVIDYLQLITSSSKNRENRQQEVSEISRTLKALARELEVPVISLSQLSRSVEQRPNKRPMMSDLRESGAIEQDADIVSFIYREDYYKNNEDNKTEETGLTEIIIAKHRNGATGEVNLAFEKNYSRFSDLAHIGPDGTSDGIRDIRS is encoded by the coding sequence GTAGAAGATGATTTTTATGATATTAATCATCAAAATATTTTTAAAGCAATGGCTGCTATCAATGAAGATGGTATGCCTGTAGATGTTACCACGGTAACATCTTATCTTATGGATCATAATCAATTAGATAAAATTGGTGGCGTTGATTATTTATTCCGTTTAAGTGAATCTGTTCCAACTGTTGCTCATAGTGAATATTATTTAAAGATATTACATGATAAAGCAATTTTAAGAAGAATTATTAGGGAAACGACAAGAATTGCTGAAAGTGCATATGATGATGTTGATAATATCGATGCTTTTATAGATGAAACCGAAAGAACTATTCTTCAAGTAACACAAGATCGAAGTGCCGGAGAGTTTAGAGAAATTCGTAGTGTTATTAAAAGCGTGACAGATCGTTTAAATATGTTACAAAAAATTGATGGGAATATTTCAGGGGTTAGATCAGGATTTCGTGATCTTGATAAAATAACTTCAGGTTTTCAAAAAGGTGATTTAATTATTTTAGCAGCTCGTCCAGCGATGGGGAAAACAGCTTTTGCACTGAATATCGCTCATAATGCCGCATATAAATCTAAAGAACCGGTAGCTATATTTTCATTGGAAATGCCAGCTGAACAATTAGTACAGCGTATTATTTGTTCAATGGGAAGTATCGAAGGGGCCTCAATGCGTACAGGTGAAGTTTTAAAAACTAATGCCAATAAATATTATGCAGCGGCTGAACGTGTATCTAAATGTAATTTGTATATAGATGATAGTCCAGGGATTAAAATTAATGATATTGTTGCTAAAAGTAGAAAATTAAAATCAGAACATGGATTAAAAATGATTGTAATCGATTATTTACAGTTGATTACTTCATCATCTAAAAATCGTGAAAATAGACAACAAGAAGTTTCTGAAATTTCAAGAACACTAAAAGCATTAGCCAGAGAGTTAGAAGTACCTGTTATTTCGTTATCACAGTTATCGCGTTCAGTTGAACAACGACCTAATAAACGTCCAATGATGTCGGATTTAAGAGAATCTGGAGCAATTGAACAGGATGCAGACATCGTTTCTTTTATTTATCGTGAAGATTATTATAAAAATAATGAAGATAATAAAACTGAAGAAACTGGTTTAACTGAAATAATTATTGCGAAACATCGTAATGGTGCAACTGGTGAAGTTAATTTGGCGTTTGAAAAAAATTATAGCCGTTTTTCTGATTTAGCTCATATTGGACCTGATGGTACTAGTGATGGAATAAGAGATATTAGAAGCTAA
- a CDS encoding thymidine kinase yields MYHQYRGGWLEVICGCMFSGKTEELIRRINVLSYAKKNIVVFKPKVDNRYSDTEIVSHSGSRVPCKIVEKAQDILKLVNDDVEVVAIDEIQFFDKDIVDVCEYLADKGIRVIVAGLDKDFRGESFGVMPELLTRAEFVTKLTAVCAKCGAPATRTQRLVDGKPASFEDPVVLIGAVEHYEPRCRHCHEVRNRPNKF; encoded by the coding sequence ATGTATCATCAATATCGTGGAGGTTGGTTAGAAGTAATTTGTGGATGTATGTTTTCTGGTAAAACAGAAGAGCTAATTCGTAGAATAAATGTTTTAAGTTATGCTAAAAAAAATATCGTCGTATTTAAACCAAAGGTTGATAATCGTTATTCAGATACAGAAATTGTATCTCATTCAGGATCTCGAGTACCTTGTAAGATTGTTGAAAAAGCGCAAGATATTTTAAAATTAGTCAATGATGATGTTGAAGTTGTAGCAATTGATGAAATTCAGTTTTTTGATAAAGATATTGTAGATGTATGTGAATATTTAGCTGATAAAGGCATAAGAGTAATAGTGGCAGGTTTGGATAAAGATTTTAGAGGTGAATCTTTTGGAGTGATGCCAGAGTTGCTTACTCGAGCAGAGTTTGTTACTAAATTAACGGCTGTTTGTGCTAAATGTGGAGCTCCTGCAACTAGAACTCAAAGATTAGTCGATGGAAAACCGGCTTCTTTTGAAGATCCTGTTGTATTAATTGGAGCTGTTGAGCATTATGAACCTCGATGTCGACACTGTCATGAGGTACGCAATCGACCTAATAAGTTTTAA
- the prfA gene encoding peptide chain release factor 1, producing MNESMLERLKTMENRYEELGHMLMDPDIGSDIKKMTDVTKEQASLQAAYDLYQEYKEIENGIEEAKELAKEHDPEIKEMAKMELAELEEKLPDVIKKLEIELIPKDPNDNKDVIMEIRGAAGGDEGNIFAGDLYRMYVKYAESQGWKVEVMEAIDAEAGGYSLISFMVKGEGVYGKLKFESGSHRVQRVPKTETQGRVHTSTATVLVMPEVEEVDVEINKNDLRIDTYRASGAGGQHINKTDSAVRITHIPTGIVAASQDGRSQHDNKDKAMKALIARIYDYYQQQQDQQVESERKSKVGTGDRAEKIRTYNYPQNRVTDHRIGLTIQQLDRIIEGKLDDIITALINEDQRLKLEGQN from the coding sequence ATGAATGAAAGTATGTTAGAACGTTTAAAAACAATGGAAAACAGATATGAAGAATTAGGACATATGCTGATGGATCCTGATATTGGTAGTGATATTAAAAAGATGACAGATGTAACAAAAGAACAAGCATCATTACAAGCAGCATATGATTTATATCAAGAGTATAAAGAAATTGAAAATGGAATTGAAGAAGCTAAAGAACTAGCTAAAGAACATGATCCTGAGATTAAAGAAATGGCTAAAATGGAACTAGCTGAATTGGAAGAAAAATTACCTGATGTTATTAAAAAATTAGAAATTGAATTAATTCCAAAAGATCCTAATGATAATAAAGATGTAATTATGGAAATTCGTGGTGCAGCCGGTGGTGATGAAGGAAATATTTTTGCTGGTGATTTATATCGTATGTATGTAAAATATGCAGAATCACAAGGATGGAAAGTTGAAGTTATGGAAGCCATTGATGCTGAAGCTGGAGGATATTCTTTAATTTCTTTTATGGTTAAAGGTGAAGGGGTCTATGGAAAATTAAAGTTTGAATCTGGATCACACCGTGTTCAACGTGTACCTAAAACAGAAACGCAGGGAAGAGTACACACTTCTACAGCAACAGTTTTAGTTATGCCTGAAGTAGAAGAAGTAGATGTAGAAATTAATAAAAATGATTTAAGAATTGATACTTATCGTGCTAGTGGTGCTGGTGGACAGCATATTAATAAAACTGATTCAGCGGTAAGAATTACGCATATTCCAACTGGGATTGTTGCAGCAAGTCAAGATGGTCGTTCACAACATGATAATAAGGATAAGGCAATGAAAGCTTTGATCGCAAGAATCTATGATTATTATCAACAACAACAAGATCAACAAGTTGAAAGTGAAAGAAAAAGTAAAGTTGGAACTGGAGATCGTGCTGAAAAGATTAGAACATATAATTATCCACAAAATCGTGTAACTGATCATCGTATTGGATTAACAATTCAACAATTAGATCGAATTATTGAAGGTAAATTGGATGATATTATTACAGCGTTAATTAATGAAGATCAACGTTTAAAATTGGAAGGACAAAATTAA
- the prmC gene encoding peptide chain release factor N(5)-glutamine methyltransferase, whose product MTTVKELIKQAESRLDDSNKDVNAAKVLFYHLANKEPHELYLMYDEEVDKELEKQFLMGMEEYYNGRPIQYIKGVETFFGRDFKVNENVLIPRYETEELVENILYRIDDYFSGYKNITLCDVGTGSGAIAISLALEEPKLKVYATDISDLALTVAKENANNLKADVEFLVGDMLQPLIEKNLKVDIFVSNPPYIPQEQEIEAVVKDNEPHVALFGGNDGLYFYRKIFERVNELLNERALLAFEMGFDQRELMEEALQKYFPNDPYEIIKDINGKDRMLFIYRNLK is encoded by the coding sequence ATGACAACTGTAAAAGAGTTAATTAAACAAGCTGAAAGTCGTTTGGATGATAGTAATAAGGATGTAAATGCTGCAAAAGTTTTGTTTTATCATTTAGCCAATAAAGAACCACATGAACTTTATTTGATGTATGATGAAGAAGTTGATAAAGAATTAGAAAAGCAGTTTTTAATGGGAATGGAAGAATACTATAATGGTAGACCGATTCAATATATTAAAGGAGTAGAAACATTTTTTGGACGTGATTTCAAAGTAAATGAAAATGTTTTAATTCCTCGTTATGAAACAGAAGAATTAGTTGAAAATATTTTATATCGTATCGATGATTATTTTTCAGGTTATAAAAATATTACATTGTGTGATGTTGGAACAGGTAGTGGAGCAATTGCAATAAGTTTAGCTTTAGAAGAACCTAAATTAAAAGTCTATGCTACAGATATTTCTGATTTAGCACTTACTGTTGCAAAGGAAAATGCTAATAATTTAAAAGCAGATGTTGAATTTTTAGTTGGGGATATGTTACAGCCTTTAATTGAGAAAAATCTTAAAGTAGATATATTTGTTTCTAATCCACCTTATATACCTCAAGAACAAGAAATAGAAGCTGTTGTTAAAGATAATGAACCGCATGTGGCATTATTTGGTGGAAATGACGGATTGTATTTTTATCGTAAGATTTTTGAAAGGGTAAATGAGTTATTGAACGAACGCGCATTGTTAGCTTTTGAAATGGGCTTCGATCAAAGAGAACTGATGGAAGAAGCGTTGCAAAAATATTTTCCTAATGATCCGTATGAAATTATTAAAGATATAAACGGCAAAGACCGTATGTTATTTATTTATCGGAATTTAAAGTAA
- a CDS encoding GNAT family N-acetyltransferase: MESFETQRLLIRELQMSDAMRLSEYRNKKEVAFYQSWWHYPYNKAVKRIEYCIKHPFEGKRGTYQLGVVLKETGCLIGDYFFEVIEPSSITIGYTFDSDYWHHGYATESLRALLTILKDEYYFERVFAHVYNDNYRSIRLLKNMGFVQYEKSILMGDIGFKLDLK; the protein is encoded by the coding sequence TTGGAAAGTTTTGAAACGCAACGATTATTAATAAGAGAATTACAAATGTCTGATGCAATGAGATTAAGTGAATATCGAAATAAAAAGGAAGTGGCTTTTTATCAATCTTGGTGGCATTATCCATATAATAAAGCTGTTAAAAGAATAGAATATTGTATAAAACATCCTTTTGAAGGAAAAAGAGGGACATATCAACTAGGAGTGGTATTAAAAGAGACAGGGTGTTTGATAGGTGATTATTTTTTTGAAGTTATTGAACCTAGTTCAATAACTATCGGTTATACTTTTGATAGTGATTATTGGCATCATGGTTATGCAACAGAGTCGTTAAGAGCATTATTAACAATTTTAAAAGATGAATATTATTTTGAGCGAGTTTTTGCACATGTTTATAATGATAATTATAGATCAATTAGATTATTAAAAAATATGGGTTTTGTGCAATATGAAAAGTCTATACTTATGGGAGATATTGGATTTAAATTAGATTTGAAATAA